The sequence GAGGGGGTTTTTTCCGGTGACGCCGAAGACGTCGTACGCCGTCTGCTTGATGATGCTCGCCCGGGGATCGTAGGCCCTGTAGACCCGGTGCCCGAAGCCCATCAGGCGGCGTTCCCCCCTCTTTACACTCTCCAGGAAGGCCGGGATGTGTTTCACCTCCCCGATTTCGTTCAGCATCCGAAGGACCGCTTCATTCGCGCCCCCGTGGAGGGGGCCGTAGAGCGCCGCCATCGCTCCGGCGAGCGAGGAATAGGGATCGGTCTGGGAGCTCCCGATCACCCGCATCGCGGTCGTGGAGCAGTTTTGCTCGTGGTCGGCATGGAGGATGAAGAGCACGTCGAGCGCCCGCTCGAGGACGGGCGACGGGCGATATTCACGCACGCCGATCCTGAAGAGCATGTTCAGGAAATTCGCGGAATATCCGAGCTGATTTTCCGGGAAGACGTACGGGAGTCCCCGGTGATGGCGAAAGCAGAAGGCAGCGAGCGTCGGCATCTTCGCCACCAGGCGGACGATCTGTTCCCACCGGTTCGCCGGATCGTGGACCTCTTTCGATTCCGGATAAAAGGTGGACAACGCGGCCACCGCGGAGATCATCATCCCCATGGTGTGCGCGTCGTACCGGAAGCCGTCGAGCAGCTTCGTGATGTTCTGGTGGATGTAGGTGTGGTAGGTGACGTCGTGGACGAATGTCTCGAGCTCGCTCGCGGAGGGGAGCTCTCCCTTCAGGATGAGATAGGCGACCTCGAGGAACGAGCTCTTTTCCGCGAGCTGCTCGATCGGATAGCCGCGGTAGCGGAGAATCCCCTTTTCGCCGTCGATCTCGGTGATCGTGCTCCGCGTGGACGCCGTGTTCGTGTA comes from Gemmatimonadota bacterium and encodes:
- a CDS encoding citrate synthase, whose product is MADRGTGPRETLSVRDNRNGKEYEFEILEGDVVRAMDFRQIRVDPDDFGMMTYDPAYTNTASTRSTITEIDGEKGILRYRGYPIEQLAEKSSFLEVAYLILKGELPSASELETFVHDVTYHTYIHQNITKLLDGFRYDAHTMGMMISAVAALSTFYPESKEVHDPANRWEQIVRLVAKMPTLAAFCFRHHRGLPYVFPENQLGYSANFLNMLFRIGVREYRPSPVLERALDVLFILHADHEQNCSTTAMRVIGSSQTDPYSSLAGAMAALYGPLHGGANEAVLRMLNEIGEVKHIPAFLESVKRGERRLMGFGHRVYRAYDPRASIIKQTAYDVFGVTGKNPLLDIALELETIALSEDYFMSRNLYPNVDFYSGLIYQALGFPVEMFPVLFAVPRAVGWLAQWEEMLTDNEQRIARPRQVYEGSGERAYVSMDQRG